A single window of Polaribacter sp. SA4-10 DNA harbors:
- a CDS encoding RNA polymerase sigma factor → MQKDLEAKFLSDFEKNQNIAHKICRIYTTNQDAHNDLFQEITIQVWKNYSKFRGDSKFSTWMYRVALNTAISLYRKSTRTIKTQDINDVVYKIKSTDYDDTEERQLAALYKAIHKLNDIDKALILLYLENKPYKEISETLGISSVNARVKMTRAKEKLKKFLTP, encoded by the coding sequence TTATCGGACTTTGAGAAAAATCAGAATATAGCTCATAAAATTTGTAGGATTTACACTACAAATCAAGATGCACATAATGATTTGTTCCAGGAAATCACCATACAAGTTTGGAAAAATTATTCCAAATTTAGAGGGGATTCTAAATTTAGTACTTGGATGTATAGAGTTGCTTTAAACACAGCGATTTCATTATATAGAAAATCTACAAGAACTATAAAGACACAAGATATAAATGACGTAGTTTACAAAATAAAGTCTACTGATTATGATGATACAGAAGAAAGACAATTAGCAGCATTGTATAAAGCAATTCATAAATTAAACGATATTGATAAAGCGCTCATTTTATTATACTTAGAAAACAAACCTTATAAGGAAATTTCTGAAACACTTGGTATATCTAGTGTAAATGCAAGAGTAAAAATGACCAGAGCAAAAGAAAAATTAAAAAAATTTTTAACCCCATAA